The DNA region TTTATCTCATCGATCACCGAATCCTCCTCCCAGGCGTTCTTGTAGACGCGGCGGGAGGACAGCGCGTCATAGACGTCGGCGAGGGCGACGATTCTCCCGTAAAGGGGGATTTCGTCCTCCTTGAGCCCGCGGGCGCGGCCATTGCCGTCGAATTCCAGGGGTTTTCCCGTTTCGACCTCGATGCGGCCCGGATACCCGGTCCCGTCCCAGTTCTCGTGGTGGGTGAGCGCGACCGTGGAGGCGACC from Spirochaetota bacterium includes:
- a CDS encoding phosphohydrolase, coding for VASTVALTHHENWDGTGYPGRIEVETGKPLEFDGNGRARGLKEDEIPLYGRIVALADVYDALSSRRVYKNAWEEDSVIDEIKKLRGTKFDPELVDIFFETLDLLRSIRQRYPDSE